A genomic window from Silene latifolia isolate original U9 population chromosome Y, ASM4854445v1, whole genome shotgun sequence includes:
- the LOC141630602 gene encoding uncharacterized protein LOC141630602, producing MHNNGVGLFRLLETKIKPRNLLNQNTSLCEGWSITTNSSWHKGGRIWILWKPELFIVNVLAYNAQYIHMRVTSRSDDHSFLLTMIYAHNDLYERLDLWSFLKHTALTCNEPWLWAGDFNTVLSPVERLGGHTSEAEMQHFQECVSLCCVEDLQATGAMFTWSNKQNPVDRVYSRLDRVMGNHEWMMEYGDYLAHFHPEGVFDHCPCTIVNKKADMGGRKSFNTTTCGDYPGTKMFSVIKKLKALKTGLKAINKECFSDIENSTANSAALLEKIQKELVDHPGDMEMMQHELLVATELRDLMTARDSFLIQKAKIQWSIEGDLNTAYFHNSIKKRMMQNKVLSIEDKDGRICTEGSQIQQAFLNYYLDLLGSQKSTIPVNERVVRQEICCSPAHWEMLSKAVTTEEVKLHLFSIPKDKSPGPDGFTSQFYRDAWNIVGKEVCDVVKDFFASGQLVSNTFDLLLAVIIYKTISKILCARLAGVLPDIISRNQGAFIHGRSILENILIFQDLMLAALNFPANFKHLVMTCVRTPHFSLQLNGFQEGCLPFKYLGIPIQPGRLTKQDCNILVERIVNRIRGIGARKLSYSGRLVLINSILNTLHNYWASIFLIPKMIIRRIVAICRNYLWDGGTEYQRAPLVSWSTVCCSKKSGGLSVKDAECWNIATVGKLANWIYTKADRLWVQWVDHIYMKGSDWSTYVPPSDYNWNWRNICKIRMKLDAGFVDNCWVADPKGYSAGSGYAWIQGQHPPVSWYADVWDRWNIPKHSFIAWLIYHKALNTREKLHAHGISDSKDCVLCEDGTETHAHLFEDCLYSKCIMGQIETWLQLNLVPARRCSKLQQQVCRMAKLACWYTIWMERNNCRLNMQLIMPRNIVRDLKRLIHARISQLLPSFVTSQDQLWLSSLDILI from the exons ATGCATAATAATGGGGTAGGGTTATTTAGACTACTGGAAACCAAAATAAAACCTAGGAATCTTCTGAATCAGAATACTTCTCTCTGTGAAGGATGGAGTATTACTACTAATAGTAGTTGGCATAAGGGAGGTCGTATTTGGATTTTATGGAAACCTGAGCTTTTCATAGTTAATGTCCTTGCTTATAATGCACAATATATTCATATGAGAGTGACTTCAAGGAGTGATGATCATAGCTTCCTTCTTACTATGATATATGCTCATAATGATTTATATGAGAGACTTGATCTTTGGTCTTTCCTGAAGCATACTGCATTGACTTGTAATGAACCTTGGCTCTGGGCTGGGGATTTTAACACTGTGTTGAGTCCAGTGGAGAGACTTGGGGGGCATACTTCTGAAGCTGAAATGCAACATTTCCAGGAATGTGTTTCTCTGTGTTGTGTTGAGGATCTGCAGGCTACTGGGGCTATGTTTACTTGGTCTAACAAGCAGAACCCTGTGGATAGAGTTTATAGTAGGCTTGATAGGGTGATGGGAAATCATGAATGGATGATGGAATATGGTGACTACCTTGCTCATTTCCATCCTGAAGGTGTGTTTGACCACTGTCCTTGCACAATTGTCAATAAGAAAGCTGACATGGGTGGTAGGAAGAGTTTTAATACTACAACATGTGGG GATTACCCGGGGACTAAAATGTTCTCTGTCATTAAAAAATTGAAAGCACTGAAGACCGGTTTAAAAGCTATAAATAAAGAATGTTTCTCTGATATAGAGAATAGCACGGCTAATTCTGCTGCTCTCTTGGAAAAAATTCAGAAGGAGTTGGTGGACCATCCTGGTGATATGGAGATGATGCAACATGAGCTGTTGGTGGCTACTGAGTTAAGGGACCTGATGACAGCAAGGGATAGCTTTCTGATTCAGAAAGCTAAAATTCAATGGTCTATTGAGGGTGACTTGAATACGGCTTATTTTCACAATTCAATCAAAAAAAGAATGATGCAAAACAAGGTCCTTAGTATTGAGGATAAAGATGGTAGGATCTGTACTGAGGGCTCTCAAATTCAGCAGGCTTTCTTAAATTATTACTTAGATCTCTTGGGGTCTCAGAAGAGTACTATTCCTGTCAATGAAAGGGTAGTCAGACAAGAGATTTGCTGCAGTCCTGCTCACTGGGAGATGCTGAGTAAAGCAGTCACTACAGAGGAAGTTAAATTACATTTATTCAGCATCCCTAAGGATAAATCCCCTGGTCCTGATGGCTTTACTAGCCAATTTTATAGGGATGCCTGGAACATTGTTGGCAAGGAGGTTTGTGATGTTGTTAAAGACTTTTTTGCTAGTG GCCAACTAGTGTCAAACACTTTCGACCTATTGCTTGCTGTAATCATCTACAAGACTATTTCAAAAATTTTATGTGCTAGATTGGCCGGGGTCCTTCCTGACATCATAAGTAGGAATCAGGGTGCTTTTATTCATGGAAGAAGTATTTTAGAAAATATCCTTATTTTCCAAGATCTG ATGCTGGCTGCATTGAACTTTCCTGCTAATTTTAAGCATCTGGTTATGACTTGTGTGAGGACTCCTCACTTTTCACTTCAACTGAATG GATTCCAAGAGGGCTGCTTACCTTTTAAATACCTAGGCATACCTATCCAACCTGGTAGGCTCACAAAACAGGACTGTAACATCTTGGTGGAAAGGATTGTCAATAGGATACGAGGGATTGGGGCTAGGAAGCTTAGCTACTCAGGAAGACTGGTGTTGATTaactctatcctcaatactctACATAATTATTGGGCCTCCATATttttgattcctaaaatgattaTTAGGAGGATTGTGGCTATTTGCAGAAATTATCTTTGGGATGGAGGCACAGAGTATCAGAGGGCTCCTCTTGTGTCTTGGTCTACTGTATGCTGCAGTAAGAAATCTGGTGGTTTGAGTGTGAAAGATGCTGAATGTTGGAATATTGCTACTGTAGGGAAACTTGCAAATTGGATCTACACTAAGGCAGATAGACTGTGGGTTCAATGGGTTGATCATATTTATATGAAAGGGAGTGACTGGTCTACTTATGTGCCTCCTAGTGACTacaattggaattggaggaacatCTGTAAGATCAGAATGAAATTGGATGCTGGTTTTGTGGATAACTGTTGGGTAGCTGATCCTAAAGGCTACTCAGCAGGGTCTGGATATGCTTGGATACAGGGTCAACACCCACCTGTATCTTGGTATGCTGATGTTTGGGATAGATGGAATATCCCTAAGCATTCCTTCATAGCTTGGTTGATTTATCATAAGGCGCTTAATACTCGTGAAAAATTACATGCTCATGGGATTTCTGATTCTAAGGACTGTGTGCTGTGTGAGGATGGCACTGAAACACATGCCCATCTGTTTGAAGATTGTTTATATAGTAAGTGCATTATGGGACAGATTGAGACTTGGCTGCAACTGAACTTGGTTCCTGCAAGGAGGTGCTCTAAGTTGCAGCAACAGGTGTGTAGAATGGCAAAGCTGGCCTGCTGGTATACCATTTGGATGGAGAGGAACAACTGCCGACTGAATATGCAGCTAATAATGCCTAGGAATATTGTGAGAGATTTGAAGAGGCTGATTCATGCTAGAATCAGTCAATTGCTTCCAAGTTTTGTTACTAGCCAAGATCAGCTATGGCTCTCTAGCTTAGATATTTTAATTTAG
- the LOC141630603 gene encoding protein FAR1-RELATED SEQUENCE 5-like — MKPGFYFVYEVDDDKCLSRVFWADAECRRNYSIFGDALSYDATYGTNKYHMKFTPFTGVDHHKRSVTFACALLDHEDERSFAWCFRKILDCMDQKEPLCLVTDQDPGMLLAIPKVFKTVRHRFCMWHIMEKVSAKVGAITCKETDFLSRLNSVVWDSSLEPMEFEQRWLAVMKDFDLGGHKWLSSMFRDKHLWIPAFFRDMPMGGLLRTTQRSESANSFFKRYQNHYGTLVELWLRYETAIEQQRYLQKCLDKDSEHSLPVTTPSLTNIELQAASVYTHKVFYDVQVELKHTSVCALAGMPLNGDIRVYDVNDELRHTTFQVSYTATTEDVKCTCKLFESKGLLCRHVFWVLSANLLKSIPGKYIVPRWCKVSYRNPYSIFPGNLVEDCEPADVINMEISNAFREEVSPASSEVLSKEKEIEQLLGFTNSSEVTILPPKISNNKGSGKRLLSTRKDAIAKSQKPKRLCACCKEMVNHDKRNCPKKDIYSDTSEEDV, encoded by the exons ATGAAACCTGGTTTTTATTTTGTGtatgaggttgatgatgataagtGTTTGAGCAGGGTGTTTTGGGCAGATGCTGAGTGTAGGAGGAATTATTCTATATTTGGGGATGCACTTAGCTATGACGCTACTTATGGAACCAATAAATATCATATGAAATTCACCCCGTTTACTGGAGTTGATCACCATAAGCGGTCTGTTACGTTTGCATGTGCTTTACTTGATCATGAGGATGAACGTTCTTTTGCTTGGTGTTTCAGGAAAATTTTGGACTGTATGGATCAAAAAGAACCATTATGTCTCGTAACAGACCAAGACCCTGGGATGTTACTTGCAATTCCTAAAGTCTTCAAAACAGTCCGTCATCGtttttgcatgtggcacattatgGAGAAAGTCAGTGCTAAAGTGGGTGCAATCACATGCAAAGAAACTGATTTCCTATCTCGTTTGAATTCTGTTGTGTGGGATTCTAGTTTAGAACCAATGGAGTTTGAACAGAGGTGGCTTGCAGTTATGAAGGACTTCGACCTTGGTGGCCATAAATGGCTTTCTAGTATGTTTCGTGATAAGCATCTCTGGATTCCAGCATTTTTTAGGGACATGCCAATGGGAGGCCTATTAAGGACAACTCAGAGATCCGAGAGTGCAAATTCCTTCTTTAAGCGTTATCAGAATCACTATGGAACTTTGGTTGAGTTATGGTTGCGTTATGAAACAGCCATTGAACAACAGCGTTACCTACAAAAATGTCTAGACAAGGACAGTGAGCACAGTTTACCAGTTACTACTCCATCGCTGACTAATATTGAGTTACAAGCTGCATCTGTCTATACTCATAAAGTTTTTTATGATGTGCAAGTTGAATTGAAGCACACTTCCGTCTGCGCGCTTGCTGGTATGCCTTTGAATGGGGACATTCGTGTATATGATGTAAATGATGAGCTGAGACATACTACATTTCAGGTCTCTTACACTGCCACAACAGAAGATGTTAAGTGTACTTGCAAACTTTTTGAAAGTAAAGGTTTACTTTGCAGACATGTTTTTTGGGTTTTGTCAGCTAACCTTCTTAAAAGCATTCCTGGAAAATACATTGTCCCTCGCTGGTGCAAGGTTTCTTATAGAAATCCTTATTCAATTTTCCCTGGGAATCTCGTCGAGGATTGTGAGCCTGCTGATGTTATTAACATGGAGATTTCTAAT GCTTTTAGAGAGGAAGTCAGTCCTGCATCATCAGAGGTATTATCCAAGGAGAAAGAGATAGAGCAATTGTTGGGCTTCACAAATTCTTCAGAAGTTACAATCTTACCACCAAAAATCTCAAATAACAAGGGCAGCGGGAAAAGGCTTTTGTCTACCAGGAAGGATGCTATTGCGAAATCACAGAAGCCCAAAAGACTGTGCGCCTGCTGCAAAGAAATGGTGAACCATGACAAACGCAATTGTCCTAAAAAGGATATATATTCG GACACTTCTGAAGAGGATGTTTGA